Below is a window of Geomonas oryzisoli DNA.
CACCGGCGAGTTTGCCGCCAACGGTCTTGCCGATGTCGCCGTCGTAACGGCAGCCGCCATCGACAAGCCGGGAGCCGACGGCACCCCCCGCCGCTACCCCGTCCTCCTCTGCGTCGGCCACAAGTAATCCGTTCGGCGCCGCAAAGCCGGGCCCATTGTCCCACGAAGCGCCGCTCGAGACCCCGCGTCCCCCCCTTGTCACAGGGGGGGGACGCGGGGGATTTGCCTGTAGACCACCCGCAAAAAAAGCCCCCCTCTCACGAGGGGGGCTTTCCTGTCTCAGCAACTTGTAGCCGCGGTCGTCGCCGCTACCAATCTTCCTTCTGCTTTTGCGCCAGTTTCTCCATGAACAGTTCCGGAGAGGTCAGCTTCAGGATCTCCTTGTCGCCGTATCCAAGGTCCTTGAAATTCAGCACGCCGTTGGGGGCATGGCAGTTGGCGCAGTAGAGAGCCTTGCTCTTGGTCACCAGGTGGTTGCTCCCGAAATAGATGGTCTGCCATCCCGGCACCGCCTCCTTGGCGATCTTTTCCGGGTTCTTGAGCCCCAGGGTCTTCGCTGCCGAGAGGACGCCGGCCCGGGTGTTGCCGTCGGACATCGGCTGGGCGAAATCCATGGAGAGCAACTCGCCGGTCTGCTTGTTGTAGTACGCCTTGCCCTGGAAGATCTTGAACGGCGTGATCTTGCTCTTGCCGTCCTTCTTGCTCCCTTTCGGGCCGATGAAGTGCGGCGTGTTCTTCACCGTGCCGTTGTACCAGGCGTAAACCGGGGTGGTCTCGTTGGCTTCCTTCTTCAGCGTGGTCGGTTCATAGAACTTGTCCGGCGTCTGCTCCCACACGGTGAAGTCCTTGGCGAAGGCGCCGCCGGTGCGCGGGATGTGGCAGGTCTGGCAGGCGATTTTGGCGCAGTGACGGTTGAGGTCGGCATCCTTGTGCGGTTTCACGCCATGGCACGAGGTGTCGGAGCAGGAGACGAACAGGCCGTCGTTGGCCCAGTTGTTGGGGTCGTGCCCGGTCGGCATCTTGTGGTTCTTCGCCTTGTGGCAGTCGACGCAGACCATGCCTTTGGCCGCGTGGGCATCGGTGTCCTTGGTGAAGGTGAAGCCGCGCTTGACGATGACGCCGCCGCCGGCCGCTTCATGGCAGACCATGCAGTTCTTGACGGTCGGCTTGCCGATGGCGAGGGCTGCCTTGGTGCTGCGGTCCTGCCCCATCACCACTTCCCCCTTCTCGTTCTTGAACGGCTTTCTCTGCCTGAAGTCGTAGTCGGTGGAATGGCAGACCAGGCAGTCCACGGCAGCCTCGGCCGCGGCGCCGGTGCTGCCGACATCTGAGAGATGGTTGCCGGGGTGGCAGGTGTTACAGCCGGAGAACTTGCTCTTGCCGGTCACCGGGCTTTTGGGAATCTCCTTCAGGTTGTTGACGATGTCGTTGCCGTTGCACATGACGTAGATGCGGTTCTTCATCCCGTACTCTTGCTTGGGGTTGAGCCCGTCCACGTTGGTCACCTTGGAGGCGTGCTTCCAGTGCACGGTGTCCAGGAACCCTTTGGCGCTGCCGGGGTGGCACTCCTCGCAGGTCTCAGATCCTTTGTAGCCGCTTTTCTCGATCGACTCCTTGCCGGGATGCACCCCTGCAGCCAGGGCAGTGGTAGCTGCCAAGGCAAGACCGAGCACTGCCGCTGTGATGCTTTTCTTGGTCATTGAAGCCCCTCCTGTTCTCTGTGGTAGCGTGTTCGTTGTACTTGGATTGTATCGGCAGAACGTGACAATAGTTTAGTGCTTTGCCGAGGTATGTCGAGTGACTGCAGGATAGTATTTTCCGGCGGAGGCAGTGGCAATATGCGCATCGCTGTGAGCTGGCGCTGTCGGCAGCAGGCATCGTTCATTGAGAGACCCAGCACTAGGTTGTCTCCAACGGGAAAAGGGGCGGAATGATCCGCCCCTTCTCTGCTGCCGTCGTCTTACTTCTTGGCCACCTTTTTGGAGGCTTTTGCGAACCTGCCGCCTTTTTGCATCGGGTCGCCCTTGTAGCCGAGCGCCTTCCAGTCCAGACGGTTGCCACCCATGTGGCACTCACCGCACTGCAGCGCCTCTTCCTTGGGAGCCACCTCGTGCTGAGCGGCGATGTAGGCCACCGTGTTCACGAACTGGTACTTGCCGCTGTAGGGGAGACCGGTCCCTTCGGCGCCCAGGCGGCACGCCTTATCCCAGTCGTAGTCGACCCACAGCGATTTGTACTGCTGGAAGATGATCAGGTTCTTGAACTTCGCGTCCATCGGCTGGTCGCCCTTGTAGAGCTTGTACGGGTAGATCTTGGACTTCTGGTCCTTGATGTCGCCGACCGGGCGCATCATCACCACCGGCTTGGTCGGATCCTTCACCTTGTCGCCCACCATGTAGCGCTCGACCATGCCGCTGTTCCAGGCGTACACCGGCTTCACGTTCATGCCCCACACGAAGGTTCCCTTGTGCTTGGCGTAGGTTTCCTTGTCGAACTGCTCCTCGGCGGTGATGTTCTTGCCCACATCGGACCACTTCCATGCCATTTTGGTGGCCTGCCCTTTGGCGAAGAACGGGATGTGGCAGGTCTGGCAGGCGACGGTGGCGAGGTGCCTGTTGATCAGCGCGCCGTTTTTCGCTTTCTGGTGCGGCGCCTTGGCGCCGGAATGACACTGCTCGCAGTTAACGCGGGTGTCGTAGTGGGCCATCATGCTCGAAGCGCCGCCGATCTTGTGATTCTTGGTTACGTGGCAGCTCTGGCAGCTCATGTCCTGGCCGCCGCTTTCCTTGCTCCCCATGTGCACGTCCTGGGACTTCTTGGTCTTCTCCAGGGTGGAGTCGAGGCCCGCGTTCTTGACGGCATCGCCGCCGCCGCCGAAGAAGTGGCAGGCGCCGCAGTTCTTGCGGGTCGGGAGGCCGACGCTCTGGGCGGCGACGTTCAGGTCCATGGCCTTCTTGTCGATGCTCTTCTTGTCGATGTCGCAGCCCACGGTGGCCCTGGTGTAGTTCCCTTTCTGGGCGTGGCAGATCAGGCAGTCGACCTTGCCCTTGTCGGTGAAGTCGAAGTCGGTGCGGGTCCAGCCGTATCCTGCGTGGCACTTGCCGCAGGATTCGTGCACCACCCCGTCCTTGCCCCCCTGGATCGAGGTGCAAAAGGAGTTGATCATGTTGGACTTGCCGTACTTCTTGGTGCTTTTCTCCATCCCCTTGACCATGTTGGGCGTACCGGCCCAGGTCCAGTGGGTAGTCTTCATGAAGTCAGCCGCCTGCTGCTCGTGGCACTCCAGGCAGACCTTGGTGACTTCGGTGCCGCTTTTAAACGGACCCTTTACGAATTCGGAATGGTCCACCGCCGCCATCCCCTGCGCGGCCGTCGCCAGAAGCGCGATCCCCGCCAAAATTCCCAGAATACCTTTCATTCAACAACCTCCCGTAGTGAATCGGCTTGCGCCGCTTGCAGTAATATCTAAGCCTTCATATATACCGAAAACAAGATGTAAAAAGTCAAAAAAGAAGCGCTGCAATCGTGAAATCTACAGCGCGACCTACGCGGAACCGGACCCGGCCTAACAGCCTGCGGTCTTCCTGAACAGTTTGGAGAGATTCTTGCCGTCGATCACCTCGTACTTGCAGCGGATCTCGTCGCCCTCGACGATGCGGTGATCCTTGAATTTGTCCAGGGTGAGTTCGTCTTCCACCGTGATCACCACGAGCTGCTCGGTCTTGTTGTCCTTCAGCGTGGCGGTGGCGGTTTTGGCGTCCTTGCCGGCGATCTCGATCTTGGTGATGACGCCGACCATCTTGATCTCTTCGCCGGCGCTGGCGACGCTGCCGAAGCAGAAGATGGTGAGCGCTGCCACTGCTACCAGGACCATTACCGAAACTGCTTTTTTCATCTTCTTTCTCCTTTTGGGGGTGGGGTGGCAGCATCGGCTGCCACCCCGCTTTGCGCTGTACCGCGTCTGCGATACGGGTTCTAGAACTTCACTTCGAAGGTCGCGTAGATGTCACGCGCATACTTCACCGGGGTCAGCATCATCATGCGGTTGTTGACCTCGGAGATTTTGACCGGAGCGCCTACCCAGTTGTTGCTCCCGGTGTAGTCGAAGTCGTACCACTGGAAGCCGACCCTGAAGAAGGCCTTGGAGAGGAAGGAGGAAACCGGCTTGGAGTCCAGTTCCTGGATCAGGTAGCCTTCGTACACGTTGCCGCGGGTCCCAAGCTTGGTGGTCCACATGTCGTCGGCCGCCGGGGCGAAGGTGATCCAGTTCTTGGAGCCGTGGTTGTACTCGACACCGATCTTGGTCTTGGTCGGGGTGTAGTCGTAGCGGGCGCCGACGTAGGCGGCCCAGCCGGTCTTGGTGCTCGGTGCTTCCGGATTGAAGAACCCGCCGGTCATGAGGCCCTGGAAGCCGGCCTGTGCGGAGACGTTGTCGTTGGGATGGGCCACGCTCATGCCGACGTCGCCGAAGAAGTTCAGGTTACCCGGGCCGACCTTCTTGATGGTGCTCATGGCGCCAGCGCCGTACCAGTCGATGGCACCGAGGTCGGTGGACGGGTAGGTGTTGCCGAAGGCGGTGTCCTTCATGGCCGGGAAGTCGAAGATGTTGAAGCCGCGGTTGTACTGCAGCCAGATGCGCAGCGGGTCGGTATCGATCGGGATGATGGCGAGACCCAGCATGTCGGTGTCTTTGAGGTTGTTGGTGGGGTTCTCGAACCCGCCCTCGAAGCCGCGGCCGTAGCAGATCTTGGCGTATGCGCCCGGGAGCCCATCGATGTCGGGGGCCCAGCCGATGGTCATGCCGTCAAAGGCGTAATCAACCAGCAGTGCCGGGGTGCCGCCGTTGCCGGGGCGCTCGTTGTTGGTGCGCAGGTTGCTCGGTGCCCCATCGGTGGAGGGACGGCGACCGACGGAGAACCAGATCGGCTGGTCGGCGATGTTGCTCCAGGTGGCGTAGGCGCGGTCCACGTTCAGCAGGCTGCTGGAGGGGACGTGACCCAGGGTGCCGTCGAAGGTGCCGACGCGGTCGGCGAAGAACGGGGTGCCGCCGTTGTTGGTGACGGCGTTGTCATCCTGGGAACCGAATACCTTGTAGGCGAGCAGGCGGACGTTGACGGTCACGTCCTTGGTGGCCTTGGCGTGCATGTTGATGCCGAGGCGGTTGGTGTAGAGGGTGTCGTTGTTGGGTTTGTACGAGGGAACCTGGGCGGCGAAGGCGCCAAGCCCGCCCAGCATCTGCTGGGTGGCCGGGTTCTGGAGGAATTGTCCCGCCTGGGAGAAGGTCCTGACGTTGGACATGTTGTTGGAGAAGTTCATCAGGCCGTTGAGCATCGCCGCGTTCATGCCGGATCCGGCGGGGCCGGTCGGGTCGGCGAAGAAGGCGGACTGCAGCTGGTTGGCTGCGTTGGTGAAGGTGCCGTTGGCATCGGTGTAGCCGACGGTGCGGCCGTTCAGGTTGTCGAGCCTGAAGCGGTAGTCGCCACCGATGGTGAGCCACTTGCCGAGAGACTTCTCTTCGATCTTGTCGACCTTACGGGTCAGATCCTCGATCTTCTTCTGATCGGAGCCCTTCTGCTGCTCCTCGAGCTTCTGCACCTTTTTGGTGAGCTCATCGATCTTCTTCTGCATCTCCTGATCGTCTGCCTGCGCCACGACGGGGGTCGCCAGGGCACAGACGGCGGCGCCAATCAACAGCTTCTCCAGTTTTCTCATTCACTTCTCCTTTTTGTTTCGCTGGTTTTTACACCAACCTTCGGTCGAAGATTATTCCATCGGCACGTCGGCGTACCGGTGCAACTCATTAAATGCTGGGCGTTACTGCTCTAATCGGCGTATTCACCGGTAGTTTTAGGGAAAATGTGTTGGTTTGGAATTTTATAATAGAAACGAGGTGCCCTAGTCGTTAAAAGTATTTAGCTTTTGGAGAGGTGATGTGTCTGGGCGGACTTGTGACGCCGGCCCGGAGGGCGGTCATCCTAATGAGTCTTATAGATCTTCATGACGCCATATGTCAATATCTTTTTTATTGCATATATCGGTAGGTCAATGATTTATCTGGGTTAATGTTGGTTGTCGACTGGGAGGCTGCTGGGGCGGCGGGGCAGCTAATAGGTGTTGACTGCAAGCGCCCAATTTTCGTACTATTCAACCATTTAACCATCAGGATATAGACGTGAATATGGCGAAAAAGCTTTACCTGGAAACGTTCGGTTGCCAGATGAACGTGAGCGATTCCGAGAAGATAGTGGCGTTGATGAAGGGGATAGGGTACCAGCAGACCGCCGATCCGGTGGAAGCGGACCTCGTTCTTTTGAACACCTGCAGCATCCGGGCGACCGCCGAACAGCGGGTCTACGGACACCTGGGCAAGTTCAAATCGATGAAGAAAAAAAAGCCGGCCCTGATCATCGGGGTGGGGGGCTGCGTCGCGCAGCAGGAAGGGGAGCGGCTCCTGCAGAAGGCCCCTTTCGTGAACCTTGTGTTCGGCACCCATAACCTGCACCTGTTGCAGAAGATGGTTTCCGGTGCCGAGCAGGGCAAGCAGAGCGTCGCCACCGATTTCCTGGACGACGAGAAGCGTTTCGACCTGTTCCCGCACGCCGAGAGCGAGGGGGGCGTCTCCCGGTTCGTCACCGTCATGCAGGGGTGCGACAACTTCTGTGCTTACTGCATCGTTCCGCACGTGCGCGGCC
It encodes the following:
- a CDS encoding cytochrome C, which gives rise to MTKKSITAAVLGLALAATTALAAGVHPGKESIEKSGYKGSETCEECHPGSAKGFLDTVHWKHASKVTNVDGLNPKQEYGMKNRIYVMCNGNDIVNNLKEIPKSPVTGKSKFSGCNTCHPGNHLSDVGSTGAAAEAAVDCLVCHSTDYDFRQRKPFKNEKGEVVMGQDRSTKAALAIGKPTVKNCMVCHEAAGGGVIVKRGFTFTKDTDAHAAKGMVCVDCHKAKNHKMPTGHDPNNWANDGLFVSCSDTSCHGVKPHKDADLNRHCAKIACQTCHIPRTGGAFAKDFTVWEQTPDKFYEPTTLKKEANETTPVYAWYNGTVKNTPHFIGPKGSKKDGKSKITPFKIFQGKAYYNKQTGELLSMDFAQPMSDGNTRAGVLSAAKTLGLKNPEKIAKEAVPGWQTIYFGSNHLVTKSKALYCANCHAPNGVLNFKDLGYGDKEILKLTSPELFMEKLAQKQKEDW
- a CDS encoding tetrathionate reductase family octaheme c-type cytochrome, which translates into the protein MKGILGILAGIALLATAAQGMAAVDHSEFVKGPFKSGTEVTKVCLECHEQQAADFMKTTHWTWAGTPNMVKGMEKSTKKYGKSNMINSFCTSIQGGKDGVVHESCGKCHAGYGWTRTDFDFTDKGKVDCLICHAQKGNYTRATVGCDIDKKSIDKKAMDLNVAAQSVGLPTRKNCGACHFFGGGGDAVKNAGLDSTLEKTKKSQDVHMGSKESGGQDMSCQSCHVTKNHKIGGASSMMAHYDTRVNCEQCHSGAKAPHQKAKNGALINRHLATVACQTCHIPFFAKGQATKMAWKWSDVGKNITAEEQFDKETYAKHKGTFVWGMNVKPVYAWNSGMVERYMVGDKVKDPTKPVVMMRPVGDIKDQKSKIYPYKLYKGDQPMDAKFKNLIIFQQYKSLWVDYDWDKACRLGAEGTGLPYSGKYQFVNTVAYIAAQHEVAPKEEALQCGECHMGGNRLDWKALGYKGDPMQKGGRFAKASKKVAKK
- a CDS encoding DUF3373 domain-containing protein; amino-acid sequence: MRKLEKLLIGAAVCALATPVVAQADDQEMQKKIDELTKKVQKLEEQQKGSDQKKIEDLTRKVDKIEEKSLGKWLTIGGDYRFRLDNLNGRTVGYTDANGTFTNAANQLQSAFFADPTGPAGSGMNAAMLNGLMNFSNNMSNVRTFSQAGQFLQNPATQQMLGGLGAFAAQVPSYKPNNDTLYTNRLGINMHAKATKDVTVNVRLLAYKVFGSQDDNAVTNNGGTPFFADRVGTFDGTLGHVPSSSLLNVDRAYATWSNIADQPIWFSVGRRPSTDGAPSNLRTNNERPGNGGTPALLVDYAFDGMTIGWAPDIDGLPGAYAKICYGRGFEGGFENPTNNLKDTDMLGLAIIPIDTDPLRIWLQYNRGFNIFDFPAMKDTAFGNTYPSTDLGAIDWYGAGAMSTIKKVGPGNLNFFGDVGMSVAHPNDNVSAQAGFQGLMTGGFFNPEAPSTKTGWAAYVGARYDYTPTKTKIGVEYNHGSKNWITFAPAADDMWTTKLGTRGNVYEGYLIQELDSKPVSSFLSKAFFRVGFQWYDFDYTGSNNWVGAPVKISEVNNRMMMLTPVKYARDIYATFEVKF